Proteins from one Pithys albifrons albifrons isolate INPA30051 chromosome 2, PitAlb_v1, whole genome shotgun sequence genomic window:
- the EMILIN1 gene encoding EMILIN-1, with translation MAPWLWPCLLAAQALAANFPPRYSLYTGGAAPLAPGAAAAHSGARAAGRHRNWCAYVVTRSVSCVVEDGVESFIKPDYQPCPWGQLQCPRVLAYRSFLRPRYKVAQRTVSELAWRCCQGYSGPDCSEGPAPASPQPTGRPPPRPGRPTLSGFGNPLSGLGGEGGGDTEKVRLLEEQVRRLSEQVEELRAGQEPPPRVAEGHPGGEQPADAAAPAEVREALSHVQKRLEELETRLRRTEGGRDGPGAPSGPATASLRELERRLQDLCAACTVGTDGLRRQAAEDRERMRALEKLVGSVDKRNRDAVESVQRHISSLSSRLAPVPPAPPPPDVLQRLAELERRLEGLPLPAAGPGQGQGQGPVLARRLAELEGRLNASRAGPWPSEPEGRPGGLPGRLANLSRAVEGLAASGAQRGARLDELEGLLARCGHPCPGQDRYDGTLGPRLRQPQDTEGLRGDGLVGTLEGLLGTQGETLVEELEELRNRTGRLEAALEMLNVDPCTRPCAPLRPREPEQLQPGPRETEELEVPLEGFGIFGGTSPSELRELRRELAGALRALSGLNATVEGLQDALDQQDARQRQLGSVTDRVVAELDEAAAAAAARQAESEERLEALARELARAGGCPAGLEPRLAKLEGVCEQLEAVAEGLRGVREGLGRHVAGLWGAVRDLNATARGHAALLDKALELPPRLGALNASLGHLRGELNRLAQLERHGPPGPPGPAGPMGETGPRGPSGPPGKDGEQGPMGPPGLPGERGEVGEPGSVPRIAFSAALSTQRTEPGTVLFDQVLLNDGGAYDPETGTFTAPVPGRYLVSAVLTGHRGEGLEAVLSRSGHGIARLDSAGFQPEGLEKGPVAAQAPSPGALGIFSLLLPLAAGETLCVDLVSGRLAHAPDEPLTVFSAALLYDTDEL, from the exons ATGGCCCCCTGGCTCTGGCCGTGCCTCCTGGCCGCACAGGCCCTGGCCGCCAACTTCCCCCCCCGGTACAGCCTCTACaccggcggggccgcgccgctCGCCCCCGGTGCGGCCGCGGCCCACAGCGGTGCCCGGGCCGCCGGCCGGCACAG GAACTGGTGTGCCTACGTGGTGACGCGCAGTGTGAGCTGTGTGGTGGAGGATGGCGTCGAGAGCTTCATCAAGCCGGACTAtcagccctgtccctgggggCAGCTCCAGTGCCCCCGCGTCCTGGC GTACCGCAGCTTCCTGAGGCCCCGCTACAAGGTGGCCCAGCGGACGGTGTCAGAGCTGGCCTGGCGCTGCTGCCAGGGGTACTCAGGCCCAGACTGCAGCGAGGGGCCCGCCCCGGCATCCCCCCAGCCCACCGGCCGTCCCCCGCCCCGGCCTGGCCGCCCCACGCTCTCTGGCTTCGGCAACCCCCTCAGCGGCCTGGGGGGTGAAG GCGGCGGGGACACGGAGAAGGTAcggctgctggaggagcaggtgCGGCGGCTGAGCGAGCAGGTGGAGGAGCTGCGGGCCGGGCAGGAGCCGCCGCCCCGGGTGGCGGAGGGGCACCCCGGGGGCGAGCAGCCGGCCGACGCGGCCGCCCCCGCCGAGGTGCGGGAGGCGCTGAGCCACGTCCAGAAGcggctggaggagctggagaccCGCCTGCGCCGCACCGAGGGCGGCCGGGACGGCCCGGGGGCGCCGAGTGGCCCTGCGACGGCGTCACTGCGCGAGCTGGAGCGGCGGCTGCAGGACCTGTGCGCGGCGTGCACGGTCGGTACCGACGGGCTGCGGCGGCAGGCGGCCGAGGACCGGGAGCGAATGCGGGCGCTGGAGAAGCTGGTGGGCTCGGTGGACAAGCGCAACCGGGATGCAGTGGAGTCAGTGCAGCGGCACATCAGCAGCCTGAGCAGCCGCCTGGCCCCTGTTCCCCCTGCCCCACCGCCCCCGGACGTGCTCCAGCGCCTGGCGGAGCTGGAGCGGCGGCTGGAGGGGCTGCCGCtgccggcggcggggccgggacaggggcaggggcagggaccgGTGCTGGCGCGGCGGCTGGCGGAGCTGGAGGGGCGGCTGAACGCCTCGCGCGCCGGCCCGTGGCCCTCCGAGCCCGAGGGGCGGCCGGGGGGGCTGCCGGGGCGCCTGGCCAACCTCAGCCGGGCGGTGGAGGGGCTGGCGGCCAGCGGGGCACAGCGCGGCGCCCGCCTGGACGAGCTCGAGGGGCTGCTGGCCCGCTGCGGCCACCCCTGCCCGGGGCAGGACAGGTACGACGGGACGCTCGGCCCCCGCCTCCGGCAGCCGCAGGACACCGAGGGGCTCCGTGGGGACGGGCTGGTCGGGAccctggaggggctgctggggacacagggggagACGCTGGtcgaggagctggaggagctccGCAACCGGACGGGGCGGCTGGAGGCGGCGCTGGAGATGCTGAACGTTGACCCCTGCACCCGGCCCTGTGCCCCGCTGCGCCCCCGggagccagagcagctccagcccggCCCCAGGGAGacagaggagctggaggtgccGCTGGAGGGGTTTGGCATCTTCGGCGGCACGTCGCCCTCAGAGCTGCGGGAGCTGCGaagggagctggcaggggcaCTGAGGGCCCTGAGTGGCCTCAACGCCACggtggaggggctgcaggacgCGCTGGACCAGCAGGACGCCCGGCAGCGCCAGCTGGGCTCCGTCACCGACCGCGTGGTGGCCGAGCTGGacgaggcggcggcggcggcggctgcgcgACAGGCCGAGAGCGAGGAGCGGCTGGAGGCGCTGGCGCGGGAGCTGGCGAGGGCCGGGGGCTGCCCCGCGGGGCTGGAGCCGCGCCTGGCCAAGCTGGAGGGCGTCTGCGAGCAGCTGGAGGCGGTGGCCGAGGGGCTGCGGGGCGTCCGCGAGGGGCTGGGCCGGCACGTGGCGGGGCTGTGGGGGGCCGTGCGGGACCTGAACGCCACGGCCCGCGGCCACGCCGCGCTGCTGGACAAGGCGCTGGAGCTGCCGCCCCGGCTCGGCGCCCTCAACGCCAGCCTGGGCCACCTGCGTGGGGAGCTGAACCGCCTGGCTCAGCTGGAACGCCACG gccctcctggaccccctggacctgctggcccCATGGGCGAGACAGGCCCTCGCGGCCCCTCTGGGCCTCCTGGCAAGGATGGAGAACAGGGTCCCATGGGCCCCCCTG GGCTGCCTGGAGAGAGAG GCGAGGTCGGGGAGCCGGGCTCGGTGCCCCGCATTGCCTTCTCGGCCGCCCTGAGCACCCAGCGCACGGAGCCGGGCACCGTCCTCTTCGACCAGGTGCTGCTCAACGACGGCGGTGCCTACGATCCCGAGACAG GCACGTTCACAGCGCCTGTGCCTGGGCGGTACCTGGTGAGCGCGGTGCTGACGGGGCACCGGGGCGAGGGGCTGGAGGCTGTTCTGTCCCGCTCCGGCCACGGCATCGCCCGCCTGGACTCGGCCGGATTCCAGCCcgaggggctggagaaggggccgGTGGCTGCGCAGGCCCCCAGCCCCGGCGCCCTCGGCATCTTCagcctgctgctgccgctggcGGCCGGCGAGACCCTGTGCGTGGACCTGGTGTCGGGTCGCTTGGCCCACGCCCCCGACGAGCCCCTCACGGTGTTCAGCGCGGCGCTGCTCTACGACACCGACGAGCTCTAG
- the OST4 gene encoding dolichyl-diphosphooligosaccharide--protein glycosyltransferase subunit 4, which translates to MITDVQLAIFANMLGVSLFLLVVLYHYVAVNNPKKQE; encoded by the coding sequence ATGATTACGGACGTGCAGCTCGCCATCTTCGCCAACATGCTGGGCGTCTCGCTCTTCCTCCTCGTCGTGCTCTACCACTACGTGGCCGTGAACAACCCCAAGAAACAGGAGTGA